From a single Rutidosis leptorrhynchoides isolate AG116_Rl617_1_P2 chromosome 5, CSIRO_AGI_Rlap_v1, whole genome shotgun sequence genomic region:
- the LOC139849402 gene encoding uncharacterized protein: MANSCVKEKNFFGQIQRIYTIFHNSINRWEILKHNVKDLNVKPLSQTRWESRVECLKAIKTLLVDIREALLEVGEKDKDAAIASEANSIAEKELGEFDFLVSVVIWYQVLNEVNIVSKKLQSKDMNIEIAIKEINRLLEYFKGYRENGFTKAIDEVKEIAVKMDIDPVFPEKTFDS, translated from the coding sequence AAAAGAATTTTTTTGGACAGATTCAACGTATATATACTATTTTTCATAATTCTATTAATCGGTGGGAAATTTTGAAACATAATGTTAAAGATTTGAATGTTAAGCCATTATCTCAAACTCGTTGGGAAAGTCGTGTTGAGTGTCTTAAAGCTATTAAAACGCTACTTGTAGACATACGAGAAGCTTTACTTGAAGTTGGAGAAAAAGATAAAGATGCTGCAATTGCTAGTGAAGCAAATTCAATAGCTGAAAAAGAACTTGGTGAATTTGACTTTTTAGTATCAGTTGTCATTTGGTATCAAGTATTAAACGAGGTGAACATTGTGAGTAAAAAGTTACAATCGAAAGATATGAATATCGAGATTGCTATCAAAGAAATAAACAGATTGCTTGAGTACTTCAAAGGTTATAGAGAAAATGGTTTTACAAAAGCTATTGATGAAGTTAAGGAGATTGCAGTTAAAATGGACATTGACCCAGTATTTCCAGAAAAAACGTTTGATTCGTAG